Proteins encoded together in one Bosea sp. (in: a-proteobacteria) window:
- a CDS encoding ABC transporter permease codes for MSQLSHNTRTVPRLGGMFARTGALLQMAPLGAIFLTLFAVPMLLLFWVSLWRYDVNGFGPTAPTVENYARFLTDPFYLAALGRTVLLGLVTTTVTVIVAYPVALIMARSGPRIRALLILLVLLPLLMSVVVRVFGWMVILGDTGVLNKFLVGLGLVEQPLRLMESMTSVVIGLAQVEMAFAVMPIYSALLGIDRHLDEAASTLGARPMRRFLRIVLPLSLPGVAGAAAVIFSLSVAAFVQPQLLGGSSFFVMTTLIYQQVTATLNWPFAAALGLILLAVALGMLALINAGFRLVMPRGLR; via the coding sequence ATGAGCCAGCTTTCGCACAACACGCGGACCGTGCCTCGTCTCGGCGGCATGTTCGCCCGGACCGGCGCGCTCCTGCAGATGGCGCCCCTCGGCGCGATCTTCCTGACGCTCTTCGCGGTGCCGATGCTGCTGCTCTTCTGGGTGAGCCTGTGGCGCTACGATGTGAACGGCTTCGGGCCGACTGCGCCGACCGTCGAGAACTATGCGCGTTTTCTGACCGATCCGTTCTATCTCGCGGCGCTGGGGCGCACCGTGCTGCTCGGCCTCGTCACCACGACGGTGACCGTTATCGTCGCCTACCCGGTTGCGCTGATCATGGCGCGTTCGGGGCCGCGTATCCGGGCCTTGCTGATCCTGCTCGTCCTGCTGCCCCTGCTGATGAGCGTCGTCGTGCGGGTCTTCGGCTGGATGGTGATCCTCGGTGACACCGGCGTGCTCAACAAGTTCCTGGTCGGGCTCGGCCTGGTCGAGCAGCCCTTGCGCCTGATGGAATCGATGACCTCCGTGGTGATCGGCCTCGCCCAGGTCGAGATGGCCTTCGCCGTCATGCCGATCTATTCGGCCCTGCTCGGCATCGACCGGCATCTGGACGAAGCCGCCTCGACCCTGGGCGCGCGCCCGATGCGGCGCTTCCTGCGGATCGTCCTGCCGCTCAGCCTGCCGGGCGTCGCCGGCGCCGCGGCGGTGATCTTCAGCCTTTCCGTCGCCGCCTTCGTCCAGCCCCAGCTTCTCGGCGGCAGCAGCTTCTTCGTCATGACCACGCTGATCTACCAGCAGGTCACGGCGACGCTGAACTGGCCGTTCGCCGCGGCGCTCGGGCTCATCCTGCTCGCCGTGGCGCTCGGCATGCTGGCGCTGATCAATGCCGGGTTCCGCCTCGTCATGCCGCGGGGCCTGCGATGA
- a CDS encoding ABC transporter permease, with the protein MSVRRRNRVAAGLASAYMALIAVFMLAPVVVVAAISVNRVGYSIFPPLGFSLRWYGEVLSDAQWRASLGTSLVVAALSTVIAATVGTLAAIGLHRADFRGKHVLLSVLTSPLILPGLITGLAILFFFSLVSGVGTTWSLVLGHVVITYPYVLRLVFVALARDTAIYEQAAMTLGADEVTVFRRITLPLIKSGVVGGAIFAFIISFDNITISLFLSNPRTTTLPIRILEHIQWSGSPSVAAISTVLIAITVVLAVVIEKTVGLQKIFGGGADEFR; encoded by the coding sequence ATGAGCGTGCGTCGTCGCAATCGCGTCGCGGCGGGGCTCGCCAGCGCCTACATGGCGCTCATCGCCGTCTTCATGCTGGCGCCGGTGGTGGTCGTCGCGGCGATCTCGGTCAACCGGGTCGGCTATTCGATCTTTCCGCCGCTGGGCTTCTCGCTGCGCTGGTATGGCGAGGTGCTCTCCGACGCGCAATGGCGCGCCTCGCTCGGCACCAGCCTCGTCGTCGCCGCCCTGTCGACGGTGATCGCGGCGACGGTGGGCACGCTCGCCGCCATCGGGCTGCATCGCGCCGATTTTCGCGGCAAGCACGTGCTGCTCTCGGTGCTCACCTCGCCGCTGATCCTCCCCGGCCTGATCACCGGCCTGGCCATCCTGTTCTTCTTCTCGCTGGTCTCGGGCGTCGGCACGACCTGGTCGCTCGTGCTCGGCCATGTCGTCATCACCTATCCTTACGTGCTGCGGCTCGTCTTCGTGGCGCTGGCGCGGGATACGGCGATCTACGAGCAGGCGGCGATGACGCTCGGCGCCGACGAGGTGACGGTCTTCCGGCGCATCACCTTGCCGCTGATCAAGTCGGGCGTCGTCGGCGGGGCGATCTTCGCCTTCATCATCAGCTTCGACAACATCACGATCTCTCTCTTTCTGTCGAATCCGCGCACGACCACGCTGCCGATCCGGATACTCGAACATATCCAATGGTCCGGATCGCCCAGCGTGGCGGCCATCTCGACCGTCCTGATAGCCATCACCGTGGTTCTGGCGGTCGTGATCGAGAAGACCGTCGGCCTGCAGAAGATCTTTGGAGGCGGCGCCGATGAGTTCCGTTGA
- a CDS encoding PotD/PotF family extracellular solute-binding protein — protein sequence MLKRCAMLAAVAVSLMAGSVEAAERNLVVTSFGGNWEEAVKEVVKNFRKTHKDVNVSIVLPGNSAQIMAKLRAEKSNPSIDIVLMGGGLDLTAFQENLLIKRDFSKLSNYADVYPVAKNPIEGLGPSIGFAGVKLAYNTNRVKPKPESWETLWDPRYKGKVGMMNMTSNGGIMLLYLMAKLNGGDLQNIEPGFTKLKTLKSQNPYFFESNPAAVDMFVQEGLWLSPMFDGRVAGLMAEGFPVDMTCPKEGCFVTNTNANIVAGSKNIDLAEAFIDEFLSPASQEVFARVSGSGPVNAKTVLSDDIARRVIYGREEVAKLISLPWHEITPLRDGWVERWNREVLAK from the coding sequence ATGCTGAAGCGCTGTGCAATGCTTGCCGCCGTCGCCGTTTCACTGATGGCCGGATCGGTCGAGGCCGCCGAGCGTAACCTCGTCGTGACCTCCTTCGGCGGCAATTGGGAAGAGGCCGTCAAGGAGGTCGTCAAGAATTTCCGCAAGACCCACAAGGACGTCAACGTCAGCATCGTTCTGCCGGGCAATTCCGCGCAGATCATGGCCAAGCTCAGGGCCGAGAAGAGCAACCCCAGCATCGATATCGTCCTGATGGGGGGCGGGCTGGACTTGACGGCGTTTCAGGAGAATCTGCTGATCAAGCGCGATTTCAGCAAATTATCGAACTATGCCGACGTCTACCCGGTCGCGAAGAATCCAATCGAGGGACTGGGACCGTCGATCGGCTTCGCCGGCGTCAAGCTCGCCTACAACACGAACCGGGTGAAGCCGAAGCCGGAGAGCTGGGAAACGCTGTGGGATCCCCGCTACAAGGGCAAGGTCGGCATGATGAACATGACCAGCAATGGCGGCATCATGCTTCTCTATCTGATGGCGAAGCTCAATGGCGGCGATCTGCAGAACATCGAGCCGGGCTTCACCAAGTTGAAGACACTGAAGAGCCAGAACCCCTATTTCTTCGAGAGCAACCCGGCCGCGGTCGACATGTTCGTCCAGGAAGGGCTCTGGCTGTCGCCGATGTTCGACGGGCGCGTCGCCGGGCTGATGGCGGAAGGCTTCCCGGTCGACATGACCTGCCCGAAGGAAGGCTGCTTCGTCACCAACACCAATGCGAACATCGTGGCAGGCTCGAAGAACATCGATCTCGCCGAGGCCTTCATCGACGAATTCCTGTCGCCGGCCTCGCAGGAGGTCTTCGCCCGGGTCTCCGGCAGCGGACCGGTCAACGCCAAGACGGTGCTGAGTGACGATATCGCCAGGAGGGTGATCTACGGGCGCGAGGAAGTCGCCAAGCTCATCAGCTTGCCCTGGCACGAGATCACGCCGCTGCGCGACGGCTGGGTGGAGCGCTGGAACCGCGAGGTCCTCGCCAAGTAG